The following are encoded together in the Spiroplasma apis B31 genome:
- the rpoE gene encoding DNA-directed RNA polymerase subunit delta — MANLTPIEITFNLLKEKQGDASFEEIWNTISKEINGENVNKNQIIAELYTDLVLDNRFALTADGKWGLRDYLKFEDVKKQYDYIDKFETTEEFDDIDSYVHTDIFDEGDTLKKGVKENIIHDTTDTSNDLFLDLDDDDDDEDYDD; from the coding sequence ATGGCAAATTTAACACCGATTGAAATTACATTCAATCTTTTAAAGGAAAAGCAAGGAGATGCTTCATTTGAGGAAATTTGAAATACAATCTCAAAAGAAATTAATGGCGAAAATGTAAATAAAAATCAAATTATCGCTGAACTTTACACAGATTTAGTATTGGACAATAGATTTGCTTTAACAGCTGATGGTAAATGAGGTTTAAGAGACTATCTTAAGTTCGAAGATGTTAAAAAACAATATGACTACATTGATAAGTTCGAGACAACAGAAGAATTCGATGATATTGACTCTTACGTTCATACAGATATCTTCGATGAAGGAGATACTTTAAAAAAAGGTGTTAAAGAAAACATTATTCATGATACTACTGACACATCAAATGATTTATTCTTAGATTTAGACGATGATGACGATGATGAGGATTACGATGATTAG
- a CDS encoding HD domain-containing protein, producing the protein MEKFIRDNVHGDIQIKDKVIMELINTKEFQRLRRIIQLGGGQFVFPGANHTRFSHCIGVFHVLSKFLQNEEIAKHIDANDQLILKIAGLLHDVGHGPFSHTFESVSKISHEEYSIKIILGNTEVNKVLKIHQINPKDVADVINGEHKNPIVNFLVSSQLDADRLDYLLRDSVNTGVNYSNLDIEWIIRNAKVRDGKIAFPPKTINALEHYLLGRYHMFKQIYNHKVSTGFDRTFYLMFKRARSLYKDNYNFQSLYFLPYILEILEDREITLENYLRLDDYSLMEYIKAFANEKDEILKDLASRIINRRFLGATSEITMDNFNTMKKNHGEGAEFYFEVFKMKPFILYKDETDYKDENIYILKDENEIKLTQISTILNTKNEKNNEKIVYIFDKDNVE; encoded by the coding sequence GTGGAAAAATTTATAAGAGATAATGTTCACGGGGACATACAAATCAAAGATAAAGTAATAATGGAACTTATTAATACAAAAGAATTCCAAAGATTAAGAAGGATTATACAGCTTGGCGGTGGTCAGTTTGTTTTTCCGGGAGCAAACCACACTAGATTTTCTCACTGTATAGGAGTATTTCACGTTTTATCGAAATTCTTGCAAAACGAAGAAATTGCTAAACACATTGATGCAAATGACCAACTTATTTTAAAAATAGCTGGTTTGTTACATGACGTTGGTCATGGTCCTTTTTCTCACACCTTTGAATCAGTTTCAAAAATAAGTCATGAAGAATACTCTATAAAGATAATTTTAGGAAATACAGAAGTTAACAAAGTTTTAAAAATTCATCAAATTAACCCTAAGGATGTGGCTGATGTAATTAATGGAGAACATAAAAATCCAATAGTTAATTTCTTAGTTTCAAGCCAATTAGATGCTGACAGGTTGGATTATTTACTGCGTGATTCTGTAAATACAGGTGTCAACTACTCTAATCTTGATATTGAGTGAATAATTAGAAACGCCAAAGTAAGAGATGGTAAGATAGCATTTCCACCAAAAACTATCAATGCACTTGAACATTATTTATTAGGAAGATATCATATGTTCAAGCAAATTTATAACCATAAGGTATCAACGGGTTTTGATAGGACTTTTTACCTTATGTTTAAAAGAGCAAGATCACTTTATAAAGATAATTATAATTTTCAAAGTTTGTATTTTTTACCTTATATCCTAGAAATTCTAGAAGATAGAGAAATAACTCTGGAAAATTATTTACGTCTAGATGATTACTCACTAATGGAATACATTAAAGCATTTGCGAATGAAAAAGATGAGATTTTGAAAGATTTGGCAAGTAGGATAATCAATAGAAGATTCTTAGGCGCAACCTCCGAAATAACTATGGACAATTTTAATACTATGAAAAAAAACCACGGGGAAGGGGCTGAGTTTTATTTTGAAGTTTTCAAAATGAAACCTTTTATTTTATACAAGGATGAAACCGACTACAAAGACGAAAATATATACATACTCAAAGATGAAAATGAAATAAAATTAACACAAATATCAACTATTTTAAATACGAAAAATGAAAAAAATAATGAAAAAATAGTTTATATTTTCGATAAGGATAATGTAGAATAA
- the gltX gene encoding glutamate--tRNA ligase, whose protein sequence is MKKYRLRYAPSPTGFLHIGNTRTALMNYLFAKHYDGDFIVRIEDTDLERNVDGAIDSQFDNLKWLGIIPDESFLNPKEAYGEYMQSRKFQIYKDMAMKLVNEGKAYKCYCTPEQLELERNRQLENGILAPKYAGTCRTLKNDENNKDYNIRFKVPENKIYKINDLVRGLVEFDSKEIGDFVILKTNGIATYNFAVVVDDYDMKISHVVRGEEHISNTPRQCMIYEAFNWDMPVFCHLTLIVDDTKKKLSKRSGNSLFFISQYREKGYLPEAIFNYISLLGWSPSGEQEIFERNELINIFDEKRFSKSPSTFDVMKLKWINSQWMKKLTEEEYLSFTKKFIDKENFDIDSKNESWLNDVLLLFKKELEFGAQINAHLNMFFDSQHINEETLKQLSDFSDYKIMLHDFKEKLKSLVTFDEKEIKSLIKDMGIKHNRKGKDLFMPLRICSTLSEHGPELAKTIMLIGRDNVIKNIESLV, encoded by the coding sequence ATGAAAAAATATAGACTTAGATACGCACCTTCACCAACAGGATTTTTGCATATCGGAAATACTAGAACAGCATTAATGAATTATCTTTTTGCAAAACACTATGATGGAGATTTTATTGTAAGAATTGAAGATACGGATTTAGAGAGAAATGTGGACGGAGCAATCGACTCACAATTTGATAATTTAAAATGACTTGGAATCATTCCCGATGAGTCGTTTTTAAACCCTAAAGAAGCTTACGGTGAATACATGCAATCAAGAAAGTTTCAAATTTATAAAGACATGGCAATGAAACTAGTGAATGAAGGTAAGGCTTATAAATGCTATTGTACTCCTGAACAACTAGAGTTGGAAAGAAATAGACAACTAGAAAACGGTATATTAGCGCCAAAATATGCAGGGACTTGTAGAACCCTAAAAAATGATGAAAATAATAAGGACTACAATATTAGATTCAAGGTACCAGAAAATAAAATATATAAAATAAATGACTTAGTTCGAGGTCTTGTTGAATTTGATTCAAAAGAGATCGGTGACTTTGTTATTTTGAAAACAAATGGTATAGCTACTTATAATTTCGCAGTTGTCGTTGATGATTATGATATGAAAATATCTCATGTGGTTAGAGGAGAGGAACATATTTCTAACACTCCAAGACAATGTATGATATATGAAGCATTCAACTGAGATATGCCGGTATTTTGTCATTTGACACTTATTGTTGATGATACAAAAAAGAAACTTTCAAAGAGAAGTGGAAATAGTTTGTTTTTCATCAGCCAGTATCGTGAAAAAGGTTATTTACCTGAGGCAATTTTCAATTACATTTCACTACTCGGGTGAAGCCCGAGTGGCGAGCAAGAGATATTTGAAAGAAACGAATTAATTAATATTTTCGATGAAAAAAGATTTTCAAAGTCTCCAAGTACTTTTGATGTTATGAAGTTAAAATGAATTAATAGTCAGTGAATGAAAAAGTTAACTGAAGAAGAATATTTATCTTTTACAAAAAAATTTATAGATAAAGAAAATTTTGATATCGATTCCAAAAATGAATCTTGATTGAATGATGTATTATTATTATTCAAAAAAGAGTTGGAGTTTGGTGCACAAATTAATGCACATTTAAATATGTTCTTTGATTCTCAACATATAAACGAAGAAACATTAAAACAACTTAGTGATTTCAGCGACTATAAAATTATGCTACACGATTTCAAAGAAAAATTAAAAAGCTTGGTAACGTTTGATGAGAAAGAAATCAAATCATTGATCAAAGATATGGGAATAAAACATAACAGAAAAGGTAAAGACTTATTTATGCCATTAAGAATTTGTTCAACACTTTCTGAACATGGTCCAGAACTTGCTAAAACAATTATGTTAATAGGTAGAGATAATGTGATTAAAAATATTGAGTCATTAGTATAG
- the prfA gene encoding peptide chain release factor 1, which yields MNKKTIEALDIMEERVKTIDNELQKEENLRDIKLLTELNKERSNLEQPVQKYMEYKKVVSDLQEAKSILDNEKDPEMRELAKAQLDESQHNTKKLEEEIELLLLPKDPNDDKNVIFEIRGAAGGDEANIFAGDLFRMYTKLAEKNNWKIDILEKSESTAGGFTQISFLLKGTGAYSKMKFESGSHRVQRVPKTESKGRIQTSTATVAVLPEMSDVEVQIKASDLRIDTFRASGAGGQHINTTDSAVRITHIPTGVVASSQDGRSQHDNKDIAMTMLRSKIYEAELEKQQSEAANMRKNAVGTGARSEKIRTYNYAQNRVTDHRINLTLNKLDQVMEGNLEEIITELINNEQKELIEKHIEGN from the coding sequence ATGAACAAAAAAACAATTGAAGCTTTAGATATCATGGAAGAACGTGTAAAAACTATTGATAACGAACTTCAAAAAGAAGAAAACTTAAGGGACATCAAGTTGTTAACTGAGTTAAATAAAGAACGCTCTAATTTAGAACAGCCCGTTCAAAAATACATGGAGTATAAAAAAGTAGTGTCTGATCTTCAAGAAGCAAAAAGTATTTTAGATAATGAAAAAGATCCGGAGATGAGAGAATTAGCAAAAGCTCAATTAGACGAATCTCAACATAACACTAAGAAGTTAGAAGAAGAAATTGAACTACTGTTATTACCAAAGGACCCTAATGATGACAAAAATGTAATTTTTGAGATTAGGGGTGCAGCAGGTGGAGATGAGGCGAACATTTTTGCAGGTGATTTATTTAGAATGTATACAAAGCTAGCTGAAAAAAATAATTGAAAAATAGATATTTTAGAAAAAAGTGAATCAACAGCAGGGGGATTTACACAAATTTCTTTTCTTTTAAAAGGTACTGGTGCTTATTCCAAAATGAAATTTGAGTCCGGAAGTCACAGAGTTCAAAGAGTTCCCAAAACAGAATCTAAAGGTAGAATTCAAACATCGACAGCCACAGTTGCAGTTCTTCCAGAAATGAGTGACGTAGAAGTTCAAATAAAAGCAAGTGATCTAAGAATTGATACATTTAGAGCAAGTGGAGCTGGTGGACAACACATTAATACTACTGACTCAGCGGTACGAATTACTCATATTCCGACTGGTGTTGTTGCATCTTCACAAGATGGAAGAAGCCAGCATGATAACAAGGATATTGCAATGACAATGCTAAGATCAAAAATTTATGAAGCAGAGTTAGAGAAACAACAATCAGAGGCAGCTAATATGAGAAAAAACGCCGTTGGTACAGGAGCGAGAAGTGAGAAAATTAGAACATATAACTATGCACAAAATAGAGTAACTGATCATAGAATTAATTTAACACTTAATAAGCTAGATCAAGTGATGGAAGGAAACTTGGAAGAGATTATTACAGAATTAATAAATAACGAACAAAAAGAATTGATTGAAAAACACATCGAAGGAAACTAA
- a CDS encoding thymidine kinase — MDYRINLKSKRGWIELITGCMFAGKTEEFIRRLRRYQYAQQNVLVFKPDIDNRYSKEDVFSHSGLSIESIKVTNSEELEKIFLEESAKKNVDIVGVDEIQFLDTNIVEVLSRLADKGIIVIANGLDKDFKNNPFQNVDRLLVQAEYVDKLTSICHSCGGNANRTQRIINGEPAKANEPIVLISAQEKYEARCRHCYIEPK, encoded by the coding sequence ATGGATTATAGAATCAATCTTAAGTCAAAAAGAGGATGAATAGAATTAATCACTGGGTGTATGTTCGCTGGTAAAACAGAGGAATTCATAAGAAGACTTCGCAGATATCAATATGCTCAACAAAATGTGCTGGTTTTTAAACCTGATATTGATAATCGATATTCTAAGGAAGATGTGTTTTCGCACTCGGGACTTAGTATTGAATCAATTAAGGTAACAAACAGTGAAGAATTGGAAAAGATTTTTCTTGAGGAAAGCGCTAAAAAGAATGTAGATATAGTTGGGGTGGATGAAATACAATTTTTAGATACAAACATAGTCGAAGTTTTGTCACGATTGGCTGATAAAGGTATAATAGTTATTGCTAATGGTTTGGATAAAGATTTTAAAAATAATCCATTTCAAAATGTTGATCGCCTATTAGTGCAAGCTGAATATGTTGATAAGTTAACCTCTATTTGTCACTCTTGTGGTGGTAATGCGAACCGAACTCAAAGAATTATTAATGGAGAACCAGCCAAAGCTAACGAACCAATTGTGTTGATTTCTGCACAAGAGAAGTATGAGGCTAGATGCCGACACTGTTACATAGAACCAAAATAG
- the fba gene encoding class II fructose-1,6-bisphosphate aldolase: protein MSKKYHNRLVNASQMVKDAHAGKYAIGHFNINNLEWAKAVLEAAQESNTPTIIATSEGAIKYMGGLKTIVGMVNGLLEELNITVPVALHLDHGQSIEMAKKCIEAGYSSVMFDGSHLPYEENIAKVKELMAFANEHEVSVEAEIGSIGGEEDGVVGEGELGDPKQAAEMSTTGISMLAAGIGNIHGKYPEWWKALSFETLESLQEACNLPMVLHGGSGIPQDQVEKAIKLGISKINVNTELQLSFRDATRKYIEDKKDLDDDAKGFDPRKLLAPGYKAIKETFLELTKVFGSQGKAK, encoded by the coding sequence ATGTCAAAAAAATATCACAATCGATTAGTTAATGCTAGTCAAATGGTTAAGGATGCACATGCAGGAAAATATGCTATAGGACACTTTAACATAAACAATCTTGAATGAGCGAAGGCGGTTTTAGAAGCTGCTCAGGAGTCAAACACACCTACTATTATTGCTACTTCAGAAGGAGCAATAAAATATATGGGTGGTTTAAAAACCATCGTAGGAATGGTTAATGGATTACTAGAAGAACTTAATATTACAGTTCCAGTAGCTTTACACTTAGATCATGGTCAATCAATTGAAATGGCTAAGAAGTGTATTGAAGCTGGTTACTCTTCTGTAATGTTCGACGGGTCTCACCTTCCCTATGAAGAAAACATTGCAAAAGTTAAAGAATTAATGGCTTTTGCAAATGAGCACGAAGTTTCTGTTGAAGCAGAAATAGGTTCAATTGGTGGGGAAGAAGACGGTGTTGTTGGTGAAGGTGAACTAGGTGACCCTAAACAAGCAGCTGAAATGTCAACCACTGGAATTAGCATGCTTGCAGCCGGAATCGGAAATATTCATGGAAAATATCCTGAATGATGAAAAGCATTATCTTTTGAAACATTAGAAAGTTTACAAGAAGCTTGCAACCTACCAATGGTTCTACATGGTGGTTCAGGTATCCCTCAAGATCAAGTAGAAAAAGCTATCAAATTAGGTATTTCTAAGATTAATGTAAACACTGAGTTACAATTATCATTTAGAGACGCTACTAGAAAATACATCGAAGATAAAAAAGATTTAGATGATGACGCTAAAGGATTCGATCCAAGAAAACTTTTAGCGCCAGGATATAAAGCAATAAAAGAAACTTTCTTAGAATTGACAAAAGTATTTGGGAGTCAAGGAAAAGCAAAATAA
- a CDS encoding DHH family phosphoesterase: MITETQSNNLIKKIKTFDTIIIAKHISPDWDAQGSALGLKHIIQDNFSDKSVYVVGAKLNEAANFEDEFTIDETTLNNSLLITVDVANFDRIDYQHKNNVKEIFKIDHHLESDNFTEDKLVDDKAISCTQVISQWAYFNKLKVSKTAAEFLYFGLITDSGRFLYRNTSAETFEVASNLLQENIDITKIYDDLYLKNLVVVKWLNKMFLKAKQVKDYPISYIVIKDKDLRKSSIREEKMKLALSTMSGIKEIDIWFLVYKNKLGELKVSLRSRNFDINSVAIKYNGGGHKLASGCKLTSLKELKLLIEDLKKLINNNI; this comes from the coding sequence ATGATTACCGAAACACAGTCTAACAACTTAATAAAAAAAATAAAAACATTTGATACTATAATAATTGCAAAACACATCTCTCCTGATTGGGATGCCCAAGGAAGCGCATTGGGGTTGAAGCATATAATACAAGATAATTTTTCTGATAAGAGCGTTTATGTTGTTGGAGCGAAATTGAACGAAGCTGCTAACTTTGAAGATGAGTTTACAATTGATGAAACAACTTTAAATAACTCCCTTTTAATCACTGTCGATGTTGCAAACTTCGATAGAATTGATTATCAACACAAAAACAATGTAAAAGAGATTTTTAAAATAGATCATCATTTAGAGTCAGATAATTTCACGGAAGACAAGTTAGTTGATGATAAAGCAATATCTTGCACGCAAGTTATTTCACAATGAGCCTACTTTAATAAACTAAAAGTTTCAAAAACAGCGGCTGAATTTCTTTATTTTGGTCTAATTACAGATTCAGGAAGGTTTTTATACAGAAACACTTCTGCTGAAACTTTCGAAGTTGCAAGCAACTTGTTGCAAGAAAATATAGATATAACAAAAATTTATGATGATTTATATCTTAAAAACTTAGTCGTTGTTAAATGATTAAATAAAATGTTTCTTAAAGCAAAACAAGTAAAAGATTATCCGATAAGTTATATAGTTATAAAAGATAAGGATCTAAGAAAAAGCAGTATTAGAGAAGAAAAAATGAAACTGGCTTTGTCAACAATGTCAGGAATTAAAGAAATTGATATTTGGTTTCTAGTTTATAAAAATAAATTGGGTGAGTTAAAAGTATCATTAAGAAGTAGAAACTTTGATATAAATAGTGTTGCTATAAAATATAACGGTGGTGGACATAAATTAGCATCTGGTTGTAAACTCACTTCACTTAAAGAGTTGAAACTTTTGATAGAAGATTTAAAAAAACTTATAAATAATAACATATAA
- the rpsL gene encoding 30S ribosomal protein S12, translating to MATINQLVRKPRKPKTFKTKAPALNRGINTLLKKVTRISSPQKRGVCTRVATMTPKKPNSALRKYARVRLTNGMEVTAYIPGEGHNLQEHSVVLIRGGRVKDLPGVRYHIIRGTLDTTGVNGRMQSRSLYGTKKPKAKK from the coding sequence ATGGCAACAATTAATCAATTAGTTAGAAAACCCAGAAAACCTAAAACTTTTAAAACTAAGGCGCCAGCTTTAAATAGAGGTATTAATACACTTCTTAAAAAAGTAACTAGAATCTCATCGCCTCAAAAAAGAGGTGTTTGTACAAGGGTTGCTACAATGACACCTAAAAAACCTAACTCAGCCCTACGTAAATATGCTAGGGTAAGATTAACAAATGGTATGGAAGTTACCGCTTATATACCTGGTGAAGGTCACAATTTACAAGAACACAGTGTTGTTTTAATACGTGGTGGTAGAGTAAAAGACTTACCGGGGGTTCGTTACCATATAATTCGTGGTACACTTGATACAACCGGTGTTAATGGTAGAATGCAATCTCGTTCTTTATATGGTACAAAAAAACCAAAAGCTAAAAAATAA
- the prmC gene encoding peptide chain release factor N(5)-glutamine methyltransferase: MVIKDLLSSEQLSNIDFKVIKEILMVLNKWSANDFSINNTIENKKLDLFFEYINQFKQGIPLEYITKKKYFYESEFYVDDRVLIPRVETEMLVEEALNFTKSGNLVIDVCCGSGCIGLSLKKKFRNIELWLSDISSSALEVAKYNSEILNIEANLINSDFLDFIFELQLTPDIILMNPPYIKKGDVNVAHSVSKFEPHLALFAVNDGLYFYQKLFDLLDNLYKINKNLIIISEFGFQQKNGIEKLFKHKVVKYKIDFKKDYFNNWRYFVISK; encoded by the coding sequence ATGGTTATAAAAGATCTATTAAGTTCTGAACAATTATCGAATATTGATTTTAAGGTGATTAAAGAGATATTAATGGTCTTAAATAAATGATCTGCAAATGATTTCTCAATAAATAATACTATTGAGAATAAAAAGTTAGATCTTTTTTTTGAATACATAAATCAATTTAAACAAGGTATTCCACTAGAATATATAACTAAAAAGAAGTATTTTTATGAAAGCGAATTCTACGTGGATGATAGAGTGCTAATACCAAGGGTAGAAACTGAGATGCTTGTTGAGGAGGCCCTTAATTTCACTAAAAGTGGTAATTTAGTCATAGACGTTTGTTGTGGTAGTGGTTGTATCGGGTTAAGTCTAAAAAAGAAGTTTCGAAATATTGAACTTTGATTATCAGATATATCATCAAGTGCACTTGAGGTAGCAAAATACAACTCCGAAATTTTAAATATTGAGGCAAATCTGATAAACAGCGATTTTTTAGATTTCATATTTGAACTTCAATTAACCCCAGATATTATTTTGATGAATCCACCATATATAAAAAAAGGTGATGTAAACGTTGCGCATTCAGTGAGTAAATTTGAACCGCATCTAGCCCTTTTTGCTGTGAATGATGGTTTGTACTTTTATCAAAAGTTGTTTGATCTTCTTGATAATTTATATAAAATAAATAAAAATCTAATAATAATATCTGAGTTTGGTTTTCAACAAAAAAACGGAATTGAAAAGTTATTCAAACATAAAGTAGTAAAATATAAAATAGATTTTAAAAAAGATTATTTTAATAACTGAAGATATTTTGTTATTAGTAAGTAG
- a CDS encoding CTP synthase, whose amino-acid sequence MTKFIFITGGVVSGLGKGITGSSLGVLLKQSGIKVFMQKFDPYLNIDPGTMNPIEHGEVFVTNDGGETDLDLGHYERFIDENLRKSSSTSAGKIYSEALSKERLGEFGGKTVQVIPHITNLIKDKIYKAQLESNADVIISEIGGTVGDIESQPFIEAIRQIRMEQGHDKVMFIHVALLPFLKVSGEYKTKPIQHSVKEMLSLGIQPDVIVARTEGDIDQKLKDKISLFCNIPKENVIVCKDVESIYKVPLIIEQTNLHKIVAKQLNLKLSKTDLMGWLQFNENIASSKETLSVHIVGKYVELSDAYLSVMESLKIAGYDIKKKIKFVWVNARKLNKENVESFLSDAKGILVPGGFGESGVEGKILAVEYARTKNIPFLGICLGMQVACIEFARNVLNYNGANTTELDEYTPYPIIDIIEGKNREKIGGTLRLGVYKTKLVEGTLAKTLYSSDYALERHRHRFEFNNKFKSKFEEAGMVFSGIYQEENLVEVIEIPSNDFFIACQYHPEFTSRPNKPNPLFKGFVSAIDKESSKKTT is encoded by the coding sequence ATGACAAAATTTATATTTATTACAGGTGGAGTAGTTTCGGGTTTAGGTAAGGGAATAACAGGTAGCTCACTTGGAGTTTTATTAAAACAAAGTGGTATCAAAGTATTTATGCAAAAGTTTGATCCTTATCTTAATATAGACCCAGGAACTATGAATCCTATAGAACACGGAGAGGTTTTTGTAACCAATGACGGTGGGGAAACTGACCTTGATTTAGGACATTACGAAAGATTTATTGATGAAAATTTACGTAAAAGTTCATCTACCAGTGCTGGAAAGATTTATTCAGAAGCTCTTTCTAAAGAGAGATTAGGTGAATTTGGGGGTAAGACTGTACAGGTTATACCACATATAACAAATTTGATTAAAGATAAAATATACAAAGCACAATTAGAGTCTAATGCAGATGTAATAATTAGCGAAATTGGTGGAACTGTTGGAGATATTGAATCACAACCATTTATTGAAGCTATTAGACAAATTAGAATGGAGCAAGGGCATGACAAAGTTATGTTTATTCACGTTGCTTTATTACCCTTCTTAAAGGTATCGGGTGAATACAAAACTAAACCCATACAGCATTCGGTTAAAGAAATGTTAAGCTTAGGGATACAACCAGATGTGATTGTGGCTAGAACAGAAGGGGATATAGATCAAAAATTAAAGGATAAAATCTCTCTGTTTTGTAATATTCCAAAAGAAAATGTCATAGTTTGTAAAGATGTTGAGTCCATTTACAAAGTACCGCTGATAATTGAGCAAACAAACCTTCACAAAATAGTAGCTAAACAACTTAACTTAAAACTTTCAAAAACCGATTTGATGGGTTGGCTACAATTTAACGAAAACATAGCAAGCTCCAAAGAAACACTTTCAGTACATATTGTTGGTAAATATGTAGAGTTAAGTGATGCTTATTTGTCGGTTATGGAGTCGTTAAAAATCGCGGGCTATGATATCAAAAAGAAAATCAAATTCGTATGGGTTAATGCCCGCAAGCTAAATAAAGAGAATGTTGAAAGTTTTCTAAGTGACGCAAAGGGAATATTAGTACCTGGAGGTTTTGGTGAGTCTGGTGTAGAAGGAAAAATACTAGCAGTAGAATATGCTAGAACTAAAAATATTCCATTTTTAGGAATATGTTTAGGTATGCAAGTGGCTTGTATAGAGTTCGCCAGAAATGTATTGAACTATAATGGTGCTAACACAACTGAGTTAGATGAATATACTCCATATCCTATTATAGATATCATTGAAGGAAAGAATAGAGAGAAAATTGGGGGAACACTTAGGTTAGGTGTTTATAAAACAAAGTTAGTAGAAGGAACACTAGCAAAAACATTGTACAGTAGCGATTATGCATTAGAGCGTCATCGTCATCGTTTTGAATTTAATAACAAATTTAAATCAAAGTTTGAAGAAGCGGGGATGGTTTTCTCTGGTATTTACCAAGAAGAAAATTTAGTTGAAGTAATTGAAATCCCAAGTAATGATTTCTTTATAGCATGTCAATATCACCCTGAGTTTACTTCGAGACCTAACAAACCAAACCCATTATTTAAAGGTTTCGTAAGTGCTATCGATAAAGAAAGTAGCAAGAAAACAACGTAA
- a CDS encoding L-threonylcarbamoyladenylate synthase: MKFLNRFKINQAINLLKKNEIIILPTDTIYGLSSIVNADNAQKINELKQSDLTKPLIILVSNLKQASKLIEMNDDVENYLMSDYPTTVIAKSLKNKQSTIAIRVVKRKDIKTIIDNVGPIYSTSVNVSGQNPLSEKSELFTFLGKNKCFFIGNLNNPPSRLVNIITNEKKRWNI, translated from the coding sequence ATGAAATTTTTAAATAGATTCAAAATTAATCAAGCAATCAATTTATTAAAAAAAAATGAAATAATAATATTACCAACCGATACAATCTATGGTTTAAGTTCGATTGTTAATGCAGACAATGCTCAAAAAATAAATGAACTAAAACAAAGTGACTTGACAAAACCTTTAATAATATTAGTCTCAAACTTAAAACAAGCATCTAAACTTATTGAAATGAATGATGATGTAGAAAACTATCTAATGTCAGACTACCCAACAACAGTAATAGCAAAGAGTTTAAAAAACAAGCAGTCAACAATTGCCATTAGAGTTGTAAAAAGAAAAGATATAAAAACGATTATAGATAATGTAGGACCAATTTACTCAACCAGTGTTAATGTATCCGGACAAAATCCACTTTCTGAGAAATCCGAATTATTCACTTTCCTAGGAAAAAATAAATGTTTTTTCATAGGGAATCTGAATAATCCGCCCTCTAGATTAGTGAATATTATCACGAACGAGAAAAAAAGATGGAATATATAA
- the rpmE gene encoding 50S ribosomal protein L31, with the protein MPKLNAHPQYFQAKFVCTTCNNEFISGSTKGEEVRIDTCSNCHPFYTGKQSFANAEGRVEKFKEKFVKKDAKAAEREKASAAQKAENAKKSKESK; encoded by the coding sequence ATGCCTAAACTAAATGCACACCCGCAATACTTTCAAGCTAAGTTTGTTTGTACAACTTGCAACAATGAATTTATTTCAGGTTCAACAAAAGGTGAGGAAGTAAGAATAGATACTTGTTCAAACTGTCACCCATTTTACACTGGTAAACAATCTTTTGCTAACGCAGAAGGTCGTGTTGAAAAGTTTAAAGAAAAATTTGTTAAAAAAGACGCTAAAGCTGCAGAAAGAGAAAAAGCAAGTGCAGCTCAAAAAGCAGAAAATGCTAAAAAATCAAAAGAAAGTAAATAA